ACAGAGAAACGGTGCTGCTGGCGGCGGCAGTCACGCTGGTCTTTGTGGTTCCCTGGGGACAGGCCGCCATTGCAGCGCTTCTGATTGGCTTGGGCTTTGCATGGCTCGTGGCCAAATGGCTGACGTATAAGCTCGGCGGACTTACTGGTGACACCTATGGCGCTATCGAAACCCTGACGGAAACGGTGGTGCTGCTGGTATTCTGGGGCACTTCCTGGATTCCCGGCGGCTTGCATATTTTGTGGCGTTAATAAAATATTTTTATTTAGCAGGAAATAATCTGCTCTGGCACGAATAAGAATCGTGAGATGGGATTATTTTCTGCTTTTTTAACGTGGATGTTCATAAAATTCTGTCTGATGTAAGCAAGGAAGTGAGAGCGTGAAGAAGTTCATCAATAGACCGGACAATTTGGAAGCTGAGGTCAACCGGGGACTGGCTTTGTCCAAACCGAATATTCTTCGTCAATTGCCGGACTGCAATGTTATGGTCAGGCAGAATTTGAAAAAGGATAGAGTGGCTTTGGTCTTTGGCTGTGGCAGTGGTCATGAACCGGCACCGAACGGTTATGTGGGATATGGCATGCTCGACGCAGGTATCCCGGGCAAGATTTTTTCTTCCCCAACCCCGGATATGATTCTTAAGGGCATTAAGGAAGTTCAAAACGAGGCGGGCGTGCTCTGCCTGATTGTGAACTATACCGGAGATGTGCTGAATTTCCGCATGGCCATGGAAATGGCGCAGATGGAAAATATTGCGGTGGAGTCGGTGATTATAGCCGATGATGTGGCCACCCAGAAAAATAAATCCGTGGGTCGCAGAGGTTTGGCCGGTGTGGTGCTGGTGATGAAAATTGCCGGGGCTGAGGCGGAACTTGGTTCTGACCTTTACCGGGTAAAAGAAGTGGCTGAGTGGGCGGCTTCCGGTATGCGGACCATTGGCGTGGCTTGTCGTCCCTGTATCATTCCCGCTGACGGGGAACCCAGCTTTGAGCTGGGCGAGCAGGAAATGGAAATCGGTATGGGCCTGCATGGCGAGCCGGGTGTTTTGCGCTGCAGTATGATGACGGTCAAAGAGACGGTGCATCAGATGCTGGACCTCATCCTGCTCGATTGTAACTACGAGAACAGTGAAGTGGTGGTGCTCATTAATGGGTTGGGTGGAACACCTCCCATGGAGCTCTATGTGGTCAATGACTGTGTT
The Selenomonas ruminantium AC2024 DNA segment above includes these coding regions:
- a CDS encoding dihydroxyacetone kinase subunit DhaK, yielding MKKFINRPDNLEAEVNRGLALSKPNILRQLPDCNVMVRQNLKKDRVALVFGCGSGHEPAPNGYVGYGMLDAGIPGKIFSSPTPDMILKGIKEVQNEAGVLCLIVNYTGDVLNFRMAMEMAQMENIAVESVIIADDVATQKNKSVGRRGLAGVVLVMKIAGAEAELGSDLYRVKEVAEWAASGMRTIGVACRPCIIPADGEPSFELGEQEMEIGMGLHGEPGVLRCSMMTVKETVHQMLDLILLDCNYENSEVVVLINGLGGTPPMELYVVNDCVHQYLGDAGIKIYDTMIGNYMTSMEMGGFSISLMRLDPHLKALYDMAAETPIIRR